GTACGTTTATGATTAAATGTTTCTGCAACTGTTACCGGCTTGACAAAATTGAATTTAAAACGTTTCAgaagatgtttctttttttttttttttttggtcttttatGTGTGACCGAGCAAGTCTGCTCCTGAAACTGAGTGtagccagacttttttttttgcacaatctTTGCCTATACAAGGTCAAAACTATACAGAAGCTATGAAAAAAAAAGGCcatcaagatgctcggatatattgtgaaaagagttgaatttaaatcaagggaagtaatgttaaaactttacaatgcattagtaagactatctagaatactgtgttcagttctggtcacctcgctacaaaaggatattgctgctctagaaagagtgcaaagaagagcgaccagaattatcccgggtttaaaaggcatgtcctatacagacaggctaaaataatttaatctattcagtcttgaacaaagaatacgatgcggcaatctgattcaagcattcaaaatcctaaaaggtattgacaatgtcgacccaggggactttttcgacctgaaaaaagaaacaaggaccaggggtcacaaatggagattagataatagATAAtagattcagaacagaaaataggaggcgcttttttacacagagaattgtgggggtctgtaaccaactccccagtaatgttgttgaagctgacaccctgggatccttcaagaagctgcttgatgagattttgggatcaataagctactaacaaacaaacgaatAAGACGGGcagaatggggcctcctctcgtttgtaaactaaACTTATGTTCTTAACTCAGCTGGAAAATTCAAGCCTGCtagaaatgtattgtattgtatactaTTTAATTTTAGGATTCACACTTTATCTATCAGTCCACTGACCTACATGTATTTCTTGAAACTCTGAATCTGATGATTTTAGCAAACAGGGTCTATAATGACAGCAAAAGAGATGAAACATGCCCTCTAATGGATTAGCTAGATTGTACAATGACTTGCAAATGCGTCAACGAGGATATTAATGTTCTAACGCTCGATCCAagatttcttattatttataatcacACATGCTAAGAGAGTTCAGAGCTTGCAAGCCCACAGATTCTTTTGCAGCTGGCCAGTGTTTGTATTCTTGTCATTTTATTGCAGTTATTTTCTCCTGCCAAGCGTATAGCTCTGCTCTGAGATTGCTGGCTCTGGCTGGAGGTCCATAGATGTCTATTCATTTCCTCTACATGCCCCCTTTAACGCGAGTGCAGCAGGAATCAGGAGTAACTCCAATCTAACTAAAACGTCTTCATCTGGAATGGCAGGTTGGGGCCAGAATAAAGAAGCATGATCGCTAATGTTGAATGCCATTTTCAGATTGTAAACTTGTGCGTGATGTACATGATGCACACATTGCTGCCCAGGTCCAGAGCCATACACAGCATGGCTCCTTGCTGCCCAGATCCAGAGCCATACACAGCCTTCCTCATTGCTGCCCAGGTCCAGAGCCATACACAGCCTCCCTCATTGCTGCCCAGGTCCAGAGCCATACACAGCCTCCCTCATTGCTGCCCAGGTCCAGAGCCATACACAGCCTCCCTCATTGCTGCCCAGGTCCAGAGCCATACACAGCCTGCCCAATGTTCAGTATCATTCAGCAGCCTGGGGGTGCTATCATTTAGTGACCGCTTTCACAAAAGTGATATAGAGCtttcaaatgaaataaacatcTGAAACGTATTATTACATGGTTCTGTCtggttcagtgtatttattacattGTTCTGTCTGGCTCAGTGTATTTATTACATGGTTCTGTCTGGCTCAGTGTATTTATTACATGGTTCTGTCTGGCtcagtgtatttattacattGTTCTGTCtggttcagtgtatttattacattGTTCTGTCTGCTTCAGTCTATTTATTACATTGTTCTGTCTGCTTCAGTGTATTTATTTCATTGTTCTGTCTGGCTCAGTGTATTTATTACATGGTTCTGTCCGGCTCAATGTATTTCACCAGCAAGTTTGAAAAAAAGCGAATGACAAATAATATTTAGGATTAACATTCATCCAGTCAGTGAATGTCATATTCAGAAAACATGGACACATTGCAAATGAAACCAAATAATGATCTTgtcataatttaaaataaaatccaattACTAATAAATAGTTAAGAATTAGttaacaatttatttgtttgcttatttgTTGCTAATATTTTCTTTCAGATAAAATTATAATTATCACCTAATTAAAGGACACAGCTACAATATGGGACACCTAAGATGAcccaacaaatacaattaaaaacaaatgacgAACATGCAGCTTAAACGAGTCGAAAACAAAAACGTTTTTATAAGCATTTCTAAGCAATAAACAGTGTACATATTGCTTGATACACAGCCTCATGTTTTCTTGTATTTATGTTCTCTGTCACAGATGAGCACGTGCCTCCTGTCAGGAAACAGAAGTACTTGTTTGACATCAGCGCTCTGGAGAAGGACGGCTTGCTCGGGGCTGAGCTTCGCATCCTTCGGAAGAGGCCGTCGGATCCCAGGAAGACTCGTTCCGCCGGGAGCCTTTACACCCTCCGGTTATCCTCCTGTCAGGCCAGCAGCCAGGCCTCGGTGCTCCTCGACTCCCGCATGATTGACGTTCTCGACGCGCCCCAGTGGGAAGTGTTTGACATCTGGAAGCTCTTCAAGAACTTCAAGAACGCGGCGCAGTTGTGTTTCGAGCTGGAGGCTTCAGAAAGGGGGCGACCCGAGAACCTGAGAGTCCTGGGATTCAACAGGATCGGCCGCCAGGCCAAGGAGAAGGCCTTCTTTCTGGTCTTCGGTAGGACCAAGAAACGAGACCTGTTCTTCAATGAGATCAAGGCCAGGTCCGGCCAGGACGACAAAACTGTGTACGAGTACTTATTTAACCAGAGAAGGAAGAGAAGagcccctctctcctctcgccAGGGGAAAAGGCAGATGAAGAACCCCAAGCCCAGGTGCACCAAGAAGCCCCTTCACGTGAACTTTAAGGACATGGGCTGGGATGACTGGATTATTGCCCCACTGGAGTATGAAGCTCATCACTGCGAGGGGGTTTGTGATTTCCCACTCCGATCACACTTAGAACCTACAAACCACGCCATCATCCAGACGCTAATGAACTCTATGGACCCCGACTCCACCCCTCCCACCTGCTGTGTCCCCACCAGACTGAGTCCCATCAGTATTCTGTACATAGACTCTGCGAACAATGTGGTGTACAAGCAATATGAAGACATGGTGGTGGAGTCGTGTGGGTGTAGGTAGCAATACTTCTTGTGCTGCTGTATGGTTACTGACTGGCTGAATGGATGGATTTGTATGAAGAATAGTTTGCCTAGTTGTCTTCTTCTTCAGGGCATTGAAACGTGCTTACTGGAAACCAGAACGCTTCCTATGAAAGACGTAGCAAATGGGTTCACTATTTTGTTGCACTTTCTTGGCCAATCATGAAATGTAACTGGAATATGTTGTCTGCATTGTAGCTTTCAGCCACCCTTCTGAAATGTGTAGTATTATTGTAGGAGTCCCAGGTACTTCAATGATATAAACCCTGGCTATTATGTTTATCAGTATTACTGAATCAAAACGACAATCTCTAGTTTAGACTGACTTTACCAGTCTTCATATAAAGCACTCCATGCATGCGTTGCTGTTTAAGCACAGATGATTGTCCTGCAGTGGCGTTGGCAGATCTGCGATGCTGGGAGAGGGGCAGGCGCTGCAGTCTGCAATTCTTTAAGCACAGATGATTGTCCTGCAGTGGCGTTGGCAGATCTGCGATGCTGGGAGAGGGGCAGGCGCTGCAGTCTGCAATTCTTTAAGCACAGATGATTGTCCTGCAGTGGCGTTGGCAGATCTGCGATGCTGGGAGAGGGGCAGGCGCTGCAGTCTGCAATTCTTTAAGCACAGATGATTGTCCTGCAGTGGCGTTGGCAGCTCTGCGATGCTGGGAGAGGGGCAGGCGCTGCAGTCTGCAATTCTTTAAGCACAGATGATTGTCCTGCAGTGGCGTTGGCAGATCTGCGTTGCTGGGAGAGGGGCAGGCGCTGCAGTCTGCAATTCTTTAAGCACAGATGATTGTCCTGCAGTGGTGTTGGCAGATCCGCGTTGCTGTGAGGGGGTCAGGAGCTGCAGTCTGCAATTCTTTAAGCACAGATGATTGTCCTGCAGTGGCGTTGGCAGATCTGCGTTGCTGTGAGGGGGTCAGGAGCTGCAGTCTGCAATTCTTTAAGCACAGATGATTGTCCTGCAGTGGCGTTGGCAGATCCGCGTTGCTGTGAGGGGGTCAGGAGCTGCAGTCTGCAATTCTTTAAGCACAGATGATTGTCCTGCAGTGGCGTTGGCAGATCTGCGATGCTGGGAGAGGGGCAGGTGCTGCAGTCTGCAATGTCACAATAAACCACGAATGTAACAACTTCTTACCCCCGTTTGTAATAGCACCCATGTAATTGTTGGATGCGTCCTCTAATCGAATCCCTGTGCATGAGAAGCACAGACTTCTGGCTGAGAATCCAGTGGCTTCTAAAGGCACCAGAAGACTGGTGTGGTTTGAAATGGAGCAGCCCATCCACTGCTATCCATAGGGCTTCCTCGGGTACAAACGTGGAAGTTGATACATATCTGTGGTTGAATTGTTACGTCACGCATATCCATTGTATGTCAGTGAGAAAGATAACCATTGCCACATTGTTACGTGGAAACACAGTAAATATCAGTATTCTAGAACattgttaatacagtatatatttatatatattagaaGGTGTAAACTTCGGAATTCAGTGTCTATGTATTTATACTTGTTGGAATTAAAGGAATCGATATTTTAATGCTGGATCAAATGTAGACCGTCATTTAATGGATGAGCCACCATGACCAGGTATCCGTATTAAACTAAAAACATGATTCAAAGTGTAGTGTAATGTCACCTTTTCATATCCGCTGAATACTAGCCTTTGCTCTAAGAGCCATTCTATATTATCCCACAGCAAAAAGGtatctgattaaaaataaaactacgtTATGGTTACAGGTCCCTAATACTGCATCAAAGTATGAAGATAAATACTTTGAAAGACACAGTATTTTTAATATCaaaatatgttgttttcttttcaatcTGTTTAAGTACTGA
The sequence above is drawn from the Acipenser ruthenus chromosome 29, fAciRut3.2 maternal haplotype, whole genome shotgun sequence genome and encodes:
- the LOC117424672 gene encoding growth/differentiation factor 5-like codes for the protein MKILKRLPLLLGCWTLLYLGLAPVVVSHTGTAHSSPDGRQEASRSARKEGTLQSRARGPATPVVGGHGMGNRSPSNGAKITQIRTGAPLIRGETDKTAALVVSSPGGHSVSGTGRAGGAIDLGRKEAARSWVPGAAARTGSASVRTAAPHVGTQEARIPSLGSRVGEAAKTETEASRSGGQKTVSRKAVAPLAQRKSKDTTGQAKIVKDASKHPLVTPHDYMLSLYRTLSAAETTGTNSSALHEAGLANTITSFVDKGQDEHVPPVRKQKYLFDISALEKDGLLGAELRILRKRPSDPRKTRSAGSLYTLRLSSCQASSQASVLLDSRMIDVLDAPQWEVFDIWKLFKNFKNAAQLCFELEASERGRPENLRVLGFNRIGRQAKEKAFFLVFGRTKKRDLFFNEIKARSGQDDKTVYEYLFNQRRKRRAPLSSRQGKRQMKNPKPRCTKKPLHVNFKDMGWDDWIIAPLEYEAHHCEGVCDFPLRSHLEPTNHAIIQTLMNSMDPDSTPPTCCVPTRLSPISILYIDSANNVVYKQYEDMVVESCGCR